The following coding sequences lie in one Paraburkholderia largidicola genomic window:
- a CDS encoding cysteine hydrolase family protein has translation MSKQAPRRALIVIDVQNEYITGNFRIEYPPVASSLPNIAKAIDAANANGVPVVLVKHVLPADAPIFAEGSVGAELHPDVAGRPHDRVVTKVLPSTFSSAGFDDWLKEHEVDTLTVIGYMTQNCNDATIREAMHKGYRVEFLPDAAGSLSYQNKAGRATAEEMHRIITVIMESAYAATMSTDEWVENLNDPVPVACDNIYYSNLRAHGKM, from the coding sequence ATGTCAAAGCAAGCACCGCGTCGCGCGTTGATCGTCATCGATGTGCAGAATGAATACATCACAGGTAACTTCCGGATCGAGTACCCGCCTGTCGCGTCCTCGCTTCCGAACATCGCCAAAGCGATTGACGCCGCCAATGCAAACGGCGTTCCGGTTGTGCTTGTAAAGCACGTCTTGCCCGCTGATGCACCGATATTCGCAGAGGGTAGCGTTGGTGCGGAATTGCATCCTGACGTTGCGGGCCGCCCTCACGACCGCGTCGTTACCAAAGTCTTGCCAAGCACGTTTTCCAGTGCCGGCTTCGATGACTGGCTGAAGGAACACGAGGTGGATACGTTGACCGTCATCGGCTATATGACGCAAAACTGCAATGACGCCACGATCCGGGAAGCCATGCACAAGGGCTATCGCGTGGAATTCCTGCCGGATGCGGCGGGTTCGCTGTCGTATCAGAACAAGGCGGGCCGCGCGACCGCGGAGGAGATGCATCGCATCATTACCGTCATTATGGAGTCCGCGTATGCGGCAACGATGTCGACCGACGAGTGGGTGGAAAATCTCAATGATCCAGTCCCAGTTGCGTGCGACAACATTTACTATTCCAATCTCCGTGCGCACGGAAAGATGTGA
- a CDS encoding patatin-like phospholipase family protein — protein MASVRKAESSSAPLPISKFDNTVLVLQGGGALGAYQAGVFAGLSEAGIVPNWIAGVSIGAINAALIAGNPPERGVERLREFWERTSAWSAFMPPAAFDPLRPVFNLYSAASAVAFGVPGFFAPRMPAPYMAAEGSIAALSFYDTEPLRATLNELVDFEMINRKSVRVSLGAVNICSGESVYFDNTKMVLGPEHVMASGALPPGFPPVNVGGEWYWDGGISSNTPLWYVVDEAYRESALVLQVDVFSGAGGLPQNLRQVQERMKDLQYASKTRFNASRFREMEELRASLRRVLDKLPKDAHADPDVERLAAVSTRGEVALMRFTNHHNTRSSDFKDFEFSRATVMELWEGGLGDVRRAIATQAWHKSVELAQGIHVCDVTPMNPVPEERAR, from the coding sequence ATGGCATCTGTACGCAAAGCGGAATCATCGAGCGCTCCACTCCCCATCAGCAAGTTCGACAATACCGTTCTCGTCCTGCAAGGCGGTGGCGCGCTGGGCGCATACCAGGCCGGCGTATTTGCGGGCCTTTCCGAAGCGGGCATCGTTCCCAACTGGATCGCCGGTGTATCGATCGGCGCCATCAATGCGGCGCTGATCGCTGGCAATCCGCCCGAGCGCGGTGTCGAACGCCTTCGCGAATTCTGGGAACGCACCTCGGCATGGTCGGCTTTCATGCCGCCAGCGGCGTTCGACCCGCTGCGACCGGTGTTCAACCTGTATAGCGCGGCGTCGGCGGTCGCATTCGGCGTGCCGGGCTTTTTCGCGCCCCGCATGCCGGCGCCTTACATGGCGGCCGAAGGTTCGATCGCCGCATTGAGCTTCTATGATACGGAGCCGCTCAGGGCCACGCTCAATGAGCTGGTCGACTTCGAGATGATCAATCGTAAGTCGGTGCGTGTCTCGCTCGGCGCCGTCAATATATGCTCCGGGGAGTCCGTGTACTTCGACAATACAAAGATGGTGCTCGGGCCGGAGCACGTGATGGCGAGCGGCGCACTACCACCGGGCTTCCCGCCGGTGAATGTCGGCGGCGAGTGGTACTGGGACGGCGGCATCTCCTCCAATACACCGCTATGGTACGTGGTCGACGAGGCCTACCGGGAGAGCGCGCTTGTCCTGCAGGTCGATGTGTTCAGTGGTGCAGGTGGATTGCCGCAGAATCTGCGTCAGGTGCAGGAGCGCATGAAGGATCTCCAGTATGCAAGCAAGACGCGCTTTAACGCGTCCCGCTTCAGGGAGATGGAGGAATTGCGCGCGTCATTGCGCCGCGTGCTCGACAAGCTTCCGAAGGACGCACACGCCGATCCGGATGTCGAGCGGCTAGCGGCGGTGAGCACGCGCGGAGAGGTCGCATTGATGCGCTTCACGAACCACCACAACACGCGCTCGTCCGATTTCAAGGACTTCGAGTTCTCGCGCGCGACCGTCATGGAATTGTGGGAAGGCGGGCTCGGCGACGTGCGCCGCGCGATCGCCACGCAGGCGTGGCATAAATCAGTGGAGCTGGCACAGGGCATCCACGTCTGCGACGTCACTCCGATGAACCCTGTCCCAGAGGAGCGCGCACGATGA
- a CDS encoding arylsulfatase, translating to MATKQPNILILWGDDIGWWNISFNSRGQMGYRTPNIDRIANEGVAFTDYYAQQSCTAGRAAFITGQNPVRTGLTKVGMPGADVGLSADDPTIAEMLKPLGYVTGQFGKNHLGDKDEFLPTMHGFDEFFGNLYHLNAEEEPEDPDYPKDPAFRKRFGPRGVLHCWSDGKGGQKIEDTGALTKKRMETIDEETTELACTFIDKAHKDGKPFFLWYNTTAMHFRTHCAEKHKGKSGQGDYNDVMVAHDENIGKMLAKLDALGIADDTIVMYSTDNGPHYNSWPDAGITPFRSEKNTNWEGGWRVPAFVRWPGKFPAGTVLNGIVTHQDWMTTLLAAAGEPGIKEKLLKGHKAGEKTYKVHLDGFNMLPYLTGEVKESPRESFFYISDDGDVMAIRVRDWKMVLLEQRARQLACWAEPFVRLRIPKMFNLRRDPFERADESSNTYYDWMISHAYLVYAMQAVVASQIENFKAFPPRQKPASFNLDAVMRQLDDAGGGAHH from the coding sequence ATGGCGACAAAGCAACCGAATATCCTGATTCTTTGGGGCGATGATATTGGATGGTGGAACATCAGCTTCAACAGCCGTGGGCAGATGGGTTATCGCACGCCCAATATCGATCGCATTGCCAATGAGGGCGTGGCATTTACAGACTACTACGCGCAGCAGAGTTGCACGGCCGGACGCGCCGCCTTCATTACCGGGCAGAATCCCGTCCGCACGGGACTGACCAAGGTTGGAATGCCGGGAGCCGATGTCGGCTTGTCGGCAGACGACCCCACCATCGCGGAAATGCTCAAGCCGCTGGGATATGTCACCGGGCAGTTCGGCAAGAACCATCTGGGTGACAAGGATGAGTTTCTGCCGACCATGCATGGGTTCGACGAATTCTTCGGCAATCTCTATCACCTGAATGCGGAAGAGGAGCCTGAGGATCCCGACTATCCAAAGGATCCGGCGTTCCGGAAACGTTTCGGTCCAAGAGGCGTGCTCCACTGCTGGTCAGATGGCAAGGGCGGTCAGAAGATCGAGGATACCGGTGCGCTGACCAAAAAGCGCATGGAGACGATCGATGAAGAAACGACCGAACTGGCCTGCACATTCATCGATAAGGCGCATAAGGATGGCAAGCCGTTCTTTCTCTGGTACAACACGACGGCAATGCACTTCCGGACCCACTGTGCCGAGAAGCACAAGGGCAAGAGCGGACAGGGCGACTATAACGACGTCATGGTCGCTCACGACGAGAACATCGGCAAAATGCTGGCGAAGCTGGACGCATTGGGGATTGCCGACGATACCATCGTCATGTACTCGACGGATAACGGACCTCACTACAATAGTTGGCCAGACGCGGGTATCACTCCATTCCGGTCTGAAAAGAACACCAACTGGGAAGGAGGCTGGCGTGTTCCTGCGTTCGTTCGATGGCCGGGGAAATTTCCTGCTGGTACCGTTCTTAACGGGATAGTCACGCACCAGGACTGGATGACGACCTTGCTCGCGGCGGCTGGCGAGCCAGGCATCAAGGAAAAGCTGCTTAAAGGACACAAAGCGGGCGAGAAAACGTACAAGGTTCACCTGGACGGTTTCAACATGCTCCCCTATCTGACTGGGGAAGTGAAAGAAAGTCCGCGCGAGTCGTTTTTCTATATCAGTGACGACGGCGACGTGATGGCAATCCGTGTGCGTGACTGGAAAATGGTATTGCTGGAACAGCGCGCCAGGCAGTTGGCGTGCTGGGCGGAACCCTTCGTTCGGCTGCGGATTCCGAAGATGTTCAATCTTCGACGGGACCCCTTCGAGCGCGCGGATGAAAGCTCCAACACATACTACGACTGGATGATATCCCACGCGTATCTGGTGTACGCGATGCAAGCGGTTGTGGCATCGCAGATCGAAAATTTCAAGGCATTTCCTCCGCGCCAGAAGCCTGCGTCGTTTAACCTCGACGCCGTGATGCGGCAACTGGACGATGCGGGCGGGGGAGCCCATCACTGA